In a single window of the Solea solea chromosome 14, fSolSol10.1, whole genome shotgun sequence genome:
- the LOC131472126 gene encoding aquaporin-1-like: MTEITSKRFWRAVLAELIGTIVIVFGGIAAAIGNTNNSSPDQEIKVSLAFGLGIATVVQSLGHISGAHLNPAVTVGMLASCQISIFKAIMYVIAQMLGSTLACLSLYVARPNTTEALGLNTINGVTLSQALGIELLTTFQLVLCILAVTDKKRCDITGSAPLAIGLSVCLGHLAIISYTGCGINPARSFGPALILNNFENHWVYWVGPITGGIGAALMYDFLLSPKCNSCFSCMRALVGDNANAENASV; this comes from the exons ATGACAGAGATAACGAGCAAAAGGTTCTGGAGAGCCGTTCTGGCTGAACTGATTGGCACGATTGTTATCGTTTTCGGTGGCATTGCCGCAGCCATTgggaacacaaacaacagcagtcCAGATCAGGAGATAAAGGTGTCTCTGGCCTTCGGTTTGGGCATCGCCACAGTCGTCCAGAGTTTGGGCCACATCAGTGGAGCCCACCTGAATCCTGCAGTTACCGTTGGGATGCTTGCCAGCTGCCAGATCAGTATATTCAAAGCCATTATGTATGTAATTGCACAGATGCTGGGTTCAACCCTGGCCTGTCTTTCTCTGTATGTAGCACGTCCCAATACCACCGAAGCACTGGGGCTCAACACT ATCAATGGTGTCACTCTCAGCCAAGCCTTGGGCATTGAGCTCCTAACAACGTTCCAGCTGGTGCTGTGTATCCTTGCAGTCACTGATAAAAAGCGGTGTGATATCACTGGTTCGGCACCCTTGGCCATTGGTCTCTCAGTCTGCCTTGGACATTTGGCGATT ATCAGTTACACAGGCTGTGGAATCAATCCTGCACGTTCCTTTGGTCCGGCTTTAATACTAAACAATTTTGAAAACCACTGG GTTTACTGGGTTGGGCCGATCACTGGAGGCATAGGAGCAGCTCTCATGTACGATTTTCTGCTCAGTCCTAAATGTAATAGTTGCTTTAGTTGCATGAGAGCACTGGTCGGGGACAATGCAAATGCTGAAAATGCCTCTGTGTAA